GGTGACGCGCTTGGCGTGGATGGCGCAGAGGTTGGTGTCCTCGAAGAGCCCCACCAGGTACGCCTCGCTCGCCTCCTGCAGCGCCATCACGGCCGAGCTCTGGAAGCGCAGGTCGGTCTTGAAGTCCTGCGCGATCTCCCGCACCAGGCGCTGGAAGGGCAGCTTGCGGATCAGCAGCTCCGTCGACTTCTGGTAGCGCCGGATCTCGCGCAGCGCCACCGTGCCGGGCCGGTAGCGGTGCGGCTTCTTCACGCCGCCCGTGGCCGGCGCGCTCTTGCGGGCCGCCTTGGTGGCCAGCTGCTTGCGGGGCGCCTTCCCGCCCGTCGACTTACGCGCTGTCTGCTTCGTGCGCGCCATCGCTCTGAGACAAAGAACCCGGTGGGTAACGAGCAGAACCAGTGACTGCTGCCCGCTAGTCGGGGAGTATATATAGCGCTAGTGCCTTCTCTGATAGGCGGAGGGCTACATCCTGGGTGTCATTGATTGGTGGATTCGAAGTTTAAAAATCCCGCCGGGGCAGGTACCGCCCACCCCTTTCAGTCATTGTTCTGGCTACGGACCGCTACCGCCTCAGCTGGCCGTTCCTTTATCACTGTGtagtttttccatttctggaaaCCCTTCATGTACTATtgatttcaaattcttttcGGCAGTGTGTGAGTTAATATTTAAGACTtgccttttgaaatattttattcattttactgtgtaattttcctttttttcaaatagataTTTCTGTGCAGACTTAAGGATAAATTTTCACTGGAAGATacagatgcttttatttaaacactttaaaacatttcagaaagaaacagtatataaaaagagaaaacagggaaaaaagatggCAGTTGGAAAAAATAGGTTGGAAGGCATAAATAAAATTgagatattagaaaaaaaagtttcatcaaAGAATCAAAAAGATTCACTCCTTTTACTCCCTATTAATACCAGATGAACACATCAACGGTGCTGAAGTTTTAGGTGCAATCGGACAGCGACTGCGAGACCGGTTTCCAGTAGTGTTCCCCTCAGCAGTTGGGGTGGGCGGGACGGAAGGGAGGGAGCTGTGGTGATTGTCCGATGCATGGAAGCTGTGTACAGTTTTGAAAGGCCGGAAAACGTCGGGGTGACCCGGTGTTAGGAAGGGTCGAAATCTTCCCTCGGGGAAGAGGACTACCGCCTTTCGGCTCTCCCGGTAACCCCCCCCgccctttcccctcctttacTCCCGCTCGCTGACACAGCCACCGtgcctctctcttcctctctccccccctcctcagctccGGCCTCCCAACGCGCACGTTGCCGACCCGGCTGCTCTAAAACAATCAAGCCAAAGAGAAAGTACAGGCAAATacggggcggcgcggcgcggcccccgCGGgtccgggcggcggcgggagcgatCGTTCGTTCCGGGCGGAGCCGCCTGCCGAATCCCGCCCCTGCCGCCTCGTCATTGGCCGCCGCGAGAGGGCGGGCGGAGGCCTTTCGGAGCTGCGCCCCTCGCTATTGGCCAGGACGGGATTCGCTCGGCCATTGGGTGCGCGTTCTCCGGTCGGGGCCTCGGCCTATCAGGAGCCGGCGGCCGCGCAAAGGGAAGGGATATAAGGGCGGGCCGCAGGGCGCGGGTAACTCACCTGCTTCTCTCCAGCGGCAGCGGGAGCTTAACGCCGAGCGAGGGAGGGACCGACTGACGGAGCGAGGATGTCCGGCCGCGGGAAGCAGGGCGGGAAGGCGCGGGCCAAGGCCAAGTCGCGCTCGTCGCGGGCCGGGCTGCAGTTCCCCGTGGGCCGCGTGCACCGGCTGCTGCGCAAGGGCAACTACGCGGAGCGGGTGGGCGCCGGCGCCCCGGTGTACCTGGCGGCCGTGCTGGAGTACCTGACGGCCGAGATCCTGGAGCTGGCGGGCAACGCGGCCCGCGACAACAAGAAGACGCGCATCATCCCCCGGCACCTGCAGCTGGCCATCCGCAACGACGAGGAGCTCAACAAGCTGCTGGGCAAGGTGACCATCGCGCAGGGCGGGGTGCTGCCCAACATCCAGGCCGTGCTGCTGCCCAAGAAGACCGAGAGCCACAAGGCCAAGAGCAAGTGAACCGGGCCGGGAGGAGCGCCTCCAAGCACAGAAGCGAAACCCAAAGGCTCTTTTCAGAGCCACCCACAGCCTCGCGAAGgagctggagatgctgctgcgCGGGGGGCAGGGGAACGGCGTGCGTGCGTTCCTCAGGGGAGGGTCCGCTCGCGTTAGAAGGGGGGGTGTCTCCCCTCTGTAGCCGCCCCGGCCCAGTTATGAGCCGCCGAGCTCAGGCGCGGCCGGGAAGCCAGCGTGTTCCTCGCGGGCCCCGCAGCGGCTAGCGGGCGGAGGCTCGATCGCGCCGCTCTCCCGAGCGGGCggtgcccggggcgggggctgtgctggggcgAGCGCCCGGCGAGCGGAGCGCCGGCTCTGCCGAGCGAGCGCGGAATCGCCCGGAGCCAATCGCCGCCCGCGCGGGCTCTTCAAAGAGCGAGGGCGCTTAACCCGCtcgccgccggggcggggcccGGCGCCTGTGGGAGGCCGCCAGCCCCCTCCGCGGCGGAGCGAGCTCCCTTCCGCGCTTCGCCGCCTGAGGTGAAGCCGGTGTGGTCACGGCCCTTTCCCCGCTTCGGGCAGGAGGAAGCGAAGGATGTGTCGCCCTGCAGTAGAGAACTCGGCGAGACGGAGCCGGGTTTcgcttctttccttttttttctttttttttgggggggggggggggggggctgttgcCTCGGCCCGTGTTTTTTCCGCACACAGCCGCGGATGAGAGAGGCTCTAGGCTCGCCCTGCAGGGCCGCGGCGGTTTCCAGGGACTTCTGGGCGTCGGTAAATGCCTCGGGAAGAGCCGCAAAGTAGCAGAGCGCTCGCGTGGCAGGGCGCAGCGCCCCAGCAAGCTCTTACGAAAGCGGCTGCCGGAAAGGAAAGAGCAGGCagaagagctgggaagggaaacGATGCGGCAGCATGGCGCTAGAGAGAAACCCAGAGGCGGACTGCAAGGCTCGCCAGCCCGGCTGCAGGTCGGCAAGAAAAGCGAGATGGGGGTACGATAAGGAGGACGGGGGCACAGAAGCAAAAACGTGGCAACAACTCGGGCAAGTGGAGCAACGCGACACGgctcttttaaaggaaaaagtgagTGGCTCTTAAAAGAGCCTTTGGGTTCTCGAGGTGGTCGGTCGGGGAGCGAAGAGGCGTTCAGCCGCCGAAGCCGTAGAGAGTGCGTCCCTGGCGCTTGAGGGCGTAGACCACGTCCATGGCCGTGACCGTCTTCCTCTTGGCGTGCTCGGTGTAGGTGACGGCGTCGCGGATCACGTTCTCCAGGAAGACCTTCAGCACGCCGCGCGTCTCCTCGTAGATGAGCCCCGAGATGCGCTTCACGCCGCCGCGCCGAGCCAGGCGGCGGATGGCCGGCTTGGTGATGCCCTGGATGTTGTCGCGCAGCACCTTGCGGTGCCGCTTGGCGCCCCCCTTGCCGAGCCCCTTCCCGCCCTTGCCTCTGCCAGACATGCTGCTCGCGCTTCCAACCGCTCCGAGCTGtgagccgccgccgcccgcgccgcggCCTTTATAGCCAGGGGTCCGACCTGATTGGGAGCAGGGGCGGGCAcggccggcgggggcggggcctgcCCCTccgcgggcggggcgggccgaggcggggcggggccttCGCCCTTCGCTGCTCTCGggccccgccccggggccccGCCCGGCTCCGCCGCGCCGGTCCCCGCCTCCGCCTCCGCCTCGCTCGCcttcccccggccccggggccccCGAAGCGCCGTTTCCCGGCATCTGCCCCCCCGGGCGGGGCGACGGCGCGCAGACCTTCCTTCTCTGACGGGCGAGGGTGCTCCCGCGGCCGCCGCGTTctgcgggcggcggggccctcTCTGAAGTGCCTCGGTGGGTCGCGGCCCAGCGCTCCCGTACGGCCGGAGTCGGCGGTCTTGAGGCGCCCGCTGACCTTTAGAGAGGGTCGGCAAGCGCTCGCCCGGGATATCTGTGCCTGGCAGGGTTGGGAGTTAATTTCCTTGACTTCGACGGTCTTATTCTCTCCTGCCATCTTCTCGGCaccacttcattttcttcaaacatTTTCTCATCACTGTTTCGACAAGATGACATAAGTGTTAGAACCCTCTGTTGGACTTTCGATCGTTGTTGCTATTTTTCACAGCATTatcatgaatatttttaatattactgtACTGCTATACATGCAGCACAACATATGTATCTTTTGCATATCAACATTTGTTTATAAATTACCCTATCGGCAAGTACTAATTATTTCCAAGAATGGGCGCAGATCtcatggtttggttttggttggttttcctttgtgcatAGCACTAATCCCTTAACTCAtaatttttagttcttttgATGATAGGTAACTTATACAGGGAATGAACATGACAGTACATTATAAACTACCTGAACCGGGTAGAGTTTACAGTGAATATGACTGTCAGAAACAATATGtcaagtttattttcctttctcccattTGCCTTTTTTAGATATTGGTTTGGGGCCTACATATGccctgaaatacttttaaatagcattccatatgaaaagaaatatatattgcCTAGAAGATTACGCACAATTGTTAATAATTTATAAAGCAATAGGCCAATTATAGCAATTATGGTATTATGTACCCATGAAAATTCTGAAAGCACTTCTTAcagtttttcttaattctgttccctatttttttatgttgtctccatttaaatttttcttacaattttcTTCTTGGCTTCTTACCTTCATAAATCAGCAGCCTCGAGACCACAGTTTgtgagttttggttttttgtttgtttttcagaaaatcagcagaaaaacttttttatatGTGGATGAATTTCTGATTTATATGTTACAATCATGAAGTTGACCTCTTTATAGTTCATCAGTGAGGACCACCGTTGAAAATGTGTAATTTGAGCATGTTAGCTGtaaactgaatttcaaaatactcCCAACTGCACCAACAGAAATCACTTTGAAATGTCTGCCCTGGCCTTTGTTCCTGTATATGCCCCTAAACGCTTTCAAATATGTGAAGCCTTAGAATGTAATATTTTGCGCATGTCGTATTTGACATGTTTCTGAATTACATTTCCACTCAGTTATGACTTGTCTGATTATCTTTGCCCACTCTTTCTACATCGGTGTGTGCTAAAGAATTCACCTGATAATCTCCTTATGTGTGCAAGGGTTAAAATCTTCACAAAATAACAAAGCGGCAGGGTTTAGGCTGCTGGGACGCAGTGTCCCATGAATTTTGGGGGGTTACTCACAAATTCCAAGCACCAAAAACTGGGTGGAAGCTCTCTTGACAGCTTTGCCTTGTTCCACTGTCAGTTTGCAGCCATTAGGTTGTAGGTAAATCATTCTCTTGTATTATGTAAATGCTCAGTTTAAAGATTCATCACCGTGCTGTTAAAGGACAAGAGGAGCTTCAAGAATTAGAGGAGGAATGGAAGTCTCTCTCTTTTAGCAGAAGAGGCAATCGGCATTTTATATTAGTGTAatagaaagtgaaagaaaaacaagtccTGTTATGTTCTTATgttacaaatttttattttattttattttatttaaatgttaaaactaCAGCATTGATTTAATAGGCTTTGAAGCAGGCAGAGACACATTCCTTTCAGTGTAGAAATACCTAGAGATGGGTCTAAAGTAGCCTTCAGAGATTGGGCTGTTACACAGCAATAAGAATTAGGCTAACTGCTATCAATGGAGTTGGGGAACTCCATGTACTGCTTTTACAtcatggaggaaaagaaaaaaaattccaagtgCATAAGGAGTTTCACAAACGTCCTTGCCTTCCCTCATTGCTATACCAAAACTTTATCTACTTGTGCCATCTCTGGAGTTTCCAAAGGGCAATAAGTGCCAATTGCTTGTGGGCAAGAAGGTCCCATTCACATCCTAACCCTGCAATTCTGGAAGGAGGTCTAacaagatttttagaaaaacactCTGGGTCACCTCATTCTTCAATCAGTTTTGGGAATCTGCAACCTGGAAAATGATTCTTTCTAGCCCATACTTCGATCTGTGCTGTCGACTAAGCATAAATTGTTCCTTCTCATCATTCTCACCTTTATGCCACTaagccagctccagcagcagccattAGTGTTGTGTCAGCCATTTGTTAATGCTGTGTCAGAAACTGCTCTTGctccataaaagaaaaaaagagaaatgaaaagttcCAGTCCATTGGAGCTTCTGTGTGCTGAGCAGCAGGGTTTCCATCCTCTCAAGAGTGCTAGAGGACAAAGGTTGGAAGATGGAGAAGTAATTTTCATCTGTATTTGAATGGTATGcctgtgatttaaaaatgatTCCATTTCCTGACAATGTGGCATGTTCTGttgtatgaaaaaaaccaggatTTTGAGATGTCTTTCAGATGTGGAATGCAGACTCTTCTGAACATTTTGTAGCGCATATCTCTCCATGACCTATGGCCTATATCCAGAAATTTGTTGGAAGAATAAACTAAGATTGACCTACAGCCAAGGAAGACCCTCATCATTGTGGAAGCCACAATTC
This portion of the Aquila chrysaetos chrysaetos chromosome 26, bAquChr1.4, whole genome shotgun sequence genome encodes:
- the LOC115336175 gene encoding histone H3; protein product: MARTKQTARKSTGGKAPRKQLATKAARKSAPATGGVKKPHRYRPGTVALREIRRYQKSTELLIRKLPFQRLVREIAQDFKTDLRFQSSAVMALQEASEAYLVGLFEDTNLCAIHAKRVTIMPKDIQLARRIRGERA
- the LOC115336197 gene encoding histone H4, which translates into the protein MSGRGKGGKGLGKGGAKRHRKVLRDNIQGITKPAIRRLARRGGVKRISGLIYEETRGVLKVFLENVIRDAVTYTEHAKRKTVTAMDVVYALKRQGRTLYGFGG
- the LOC115336183 gene encoding histone H2A type 2-C, which codes for MSGRGKQGGKARAKAKSRSSRAGLQFPVGRVHRLLRKGNYAERVGAGAPVYLAAVLEYLTAEILELAGNAARDNKKTRIIPRHLQLAIRNDEELNKLLGKVTIAQGGVLPNIQAVLLPKKTESHKAKSK